TACACCAGATAGACCGAAACCAGGAAAACCTCCATCACTGACCGACCCGAAAGCTTGTCATGCAGATCGTTTATCCGAttacttcttcttggcagCCTCACCAGCCTTGCTCTTAGCAACTCCTCGAACCTAATTACATAGCGAACGTCAGTGATATGTGATTAGTGATGAGGGGATGGGCGACGCACCTTCTTTGATcggttcttcctctcctttcgGAGCTTCCTGGAAGCCTTGACGACCTTCTCGGCGAGACCGTTCTGTGTGTGGGAGGAGCGGGTTTGTATGGTTGCAGATAAGGAAGATCGCAGAGATTTGTGTAACGAATAGAAGAGTGGAGTGTAAAAGGAATTAtatgatgttgatgagaggagattgaaggagagaaacAATTCGTCAGCATCTATGCTACATCGGACCAATCGCTATCCCCGTGGGAGTACTTCTTCCCACACAGTCTCATGCACCACCGAGCATCGGGGCATCGAAGCATTCCCGTCTCATTCCACGCAAAGAAAGAAAACACCGCAACTCACTCTCACGAGTCTGTGCTTGGGCTCAAACTTCTTCTGactctcctcatcatcgtagATCAAACCGAAACCAGTTGAAGAACCACCACCGAACTTGGTCTTCAagccgaagacgacgacacGGTCTTTCTCGGTCTTGTACAGGGCGGCGAGCTTCTCGCCGAGCTCGGATCGAGAGACGTTGGGTCGGGTGGGGTGGAGGACGGTGAGGACGAATTGACGTCTGTTGAGGAGACGGTTGGAGATGAATTTGGTGGTTCGGAGGGTGACGGGGCCTTCGGGATCCTATTTGTAGCGGAAACACTCTTAGTGACTTGATCTGCTGTGTATGTCCAGAAACGACAGCAACAAGAACATGGATGGGGACAGCGGTCTGCCTTCTTGTTCTACTGCTTCGTTCTCCAGTCTCCGCTCATCATGTCCACCCTCGATGTGCTCAATCTGTTcgcctctcctcttccgactTGCCCCCAAATCTACTCCATCTGAACCTTCAATCGTCCCACCGTACTCTTCTGCTCGTCCGACCTCATGCTGTCCCATCCTGCTATAATGATCTATATCGtagacactcaccatgttGGGCAAACTATCCTCTCCTTTTTTCCGGGGTTTTGttgatggatgaagaagaagaagaagcaaaaGCGAGACTCTACAAGGGTGTCGATTCAAAGGTCAAATTGGATTGTTGCACCAAAACccgaaggaaggagagagaggagacgagCCACTGCGTACCAATCGATTGACATTCGCTCCCCCCACCATAGCCCAGAAACTGTTACAGTGGTAGAGTGTAGAGAATTGTTGGTATGGTAGACGGAGTTTCGCGGAGTTTTGGAGAAAGACGTGTGGCGTTGCTGGTTGGAACCTCGGGAATTGAAAAGGAAAGACTGGTTGTGGCAGCTGTTTCCTTGTTGACTTCAGGGTCAGAGGTTTCTTCACGTggcgagaaggtggaggttgatCTTCCGGCCGATCTGGGAACGGTAGATAATCTGATATGCAGAAGACATCAGACGGCCAAGACATTCGATGGAATGGTCTGTCTGTTGTGTCTTCATCCACATCTAGCAGCCATTCACCATGTTCCGACTCGCTGCTCTGCTGTCTCTCTTGTCTATCGCTGCAGGAATGGTAGTGCCCCCAAACTCACAGGCTCATCGGGAGACCTTGGCGGAAGCAGGTACGTCGGTCTGTGTAAATGACAACAGGTCGTAAATTCATCGGTTGAATAGCTGTGAACACGAAGGGGCTGGTGCACAAGTATACGACTGGCACCATGGCCAGTGTGTTCCCTCATGCTTCGGATCATGCTGGTGAGTAGGCTAGCACGTTCATTCACGGCTTCGCGCTTCTGGATACACGCTGATGGGGTGATCAGGACGACCATTTGCAttgatggaggtgagcgatGGGCTAAGCTT
This sequence is a window from Kwoniella newhampshirensis strain CBS 13917 chromosome 5, whole genome shotgun sequence. Protein-coding genes within it:
- a CDS encoding 40S ribosomal protein eS24; translation: MDPEGPVTLRTTKFISNRLLNRRQFVLTVLHPTRPNVSRSELGEKLAALYKTEKDRVVVFGLKTKFGGGSSTGFGLIYDDEESQKKFEPKHRLVRNGLAEKVVKASRKLRKERKNRSKKVRGVAKSKAGEAAKKK